From a single Capsicum annuum cultivar UCD-10X-F1 chromosome 12, UCD10Xv1.1, whole genome shotgun sequence genomic region:
- the LOC107850489 gene encoding replication protein A 70 kDa DNA-binding subunit B isoform X2, protein MPISKTPFLFTIWDDLADNEGTTLLDHLHEHPVILAKRIGVTEFRGALRLATRYQTTILPNPQYVQANTLMNWVKQNEQMLSSYRSSSSSTSSLNLAPIEDQVQSVSTIPESLSTVQTVPVEGRISLPNHSQLFYLLSCSHCNQYVPLQQIRAGQLQQQCQRC, encoded by the exons ATGCCCATCAGCAAGACACCTTTTCTATTTACCATATGGGATGACCTAGCTGACAATGAGGGAACAACCTTATTGGATCACCTACACGAGCATCCAGTAATTCTTGCCAAGCGTATAGGCGTCACTGAATTCCGTGGTG CTCTGAGATTGGCAACAAGATATCAAACAACAATTTTACCAAATCCTCAATATGTGCAGGCAAATACCCTGATGAACTG GGTGAAGCAGAACGAACAAATGTTATCATCTTATAGAAGCTCCTCATCATCAACCTCCTCACTCAATCTTGCACCTATTGAAGATCAAGTACAATCTGTATCCACCATTCCAGAATCGCTATCTACG GTACAGACTGTTCCTGTAGAAGGCAGAATATCGCTTCCCAATCattctcaattattttacttGCTTTCCTGTTCACACTGTAATCAGTAT GTGCCACTTCAACAGATTCGAGCGGGACAATTACAACAACAGTGTCAGAGGTGTTAG
- the LOC107850489 gene encoding replication protein A 70 kDa DNA-binding subunit B isoform X1 encodes MDQSKTPFLFTIWDDLADNEGTTLLDHLHEHPVILAKRIGVTEFRGALRLATRYQTTILPNPQYVQANTLMNWVKQNEQMLSSYRSSSSSTSSLNLAPIEDQVQSVSTIPESLSTVQTVPVEGRISLPNHSQLFYLLSCSHCNQYVPLQQIRAGQLQQQCQRC; translated from the exons atggatcaaag CAAGACACCTTTTCTATTTACCATATGGGATGACCTAGCTGACAATGAGGGAACAACCTTATTGGATCACCTACACGAGCATCCAGTAATTCTTGCCAAGCGTATAGGCGTCACTGAATTCCGTGGTG CTCTGAGATTGGCAACAAGATATCAAACAACAATTTTACCAAATCCTCAATATGTGCAGGCAAATACCCTGATGAACTG GGTGAAGCAGAACGAACAAATGTTATCATCTTATAGAAGCTCCTCATCATCAACCTCCTCACTCAATCTTGCACCTATTGAAGATCAAGTACAATCTGTATCCACCATTCCAGAATCGCTATCTACG GTACAGACTGTTCCTGTAGAAGGCAGAATATCGCTTCCCAATCattctcaattattttacttGCTTTCCTGTTCACACTGTAATCAGTAT GTGCCACTTCAACAGATTCGAGCGGGACAATTACAACAACAGTGTCAGAGGTGTTAG
- the LOC107850489 gene encoding replication protein A 70 kDa DNA-binding subunit B isoform X3: MDQSKTPFLFTIWDDLADNEGTTLLDHLHEHPVILAKRIGVTEFRGALRLATRYQTTILPNPQYVQANTLMNWVKQNEQMLSSYRSSSSSTSSLNLAPIEDQVQSVSTIPESLSTVPLQQIRAGQLQQQCQRC, encoded by the exons atggatcaaag CAAGACACCTTTTCTATTTACCATATGGGATGACCTAGCTGACAATGAGGGAACAACCTTATTGGATCACCTACACGAGCATCCAGTAATTCTTGCCAAGCGTATAGGCGTCACTGAATTCCGTGGTG CTCTGAGATTGGCAACAAGATATCAAACAACAATTTTACCAAATCCTCAATATGTGCAGGCAAATACCCTGATGAACTG GGTGAAGCAGAACGAACAAATGTTATCATCTTATAGAAGCTCCTCATCATCAACCTCCTCACTCAATCTTGCACCTATTGAAGATCAAGTACAATCTGTATCCACCATTCCAGAATCGCTATCTACG GTGCCACTTCAACAGATTCGAGCGGGACAATTACAACAACAGTGTCAGAGGTGTTAG